Proteins found in one Fusarium keratoplasticum isolate Fu6.1 chromosome 12, whole genome shotgun sequence genomic segment:
- a CDS encoding NmrA domain-containing protein, producing the protein MSGDKLIVVIGATGNQGGSVARRFLDAGFRVRGLTRNTASASAEKLSATGAEVIAADLNDVTTLKEAFRGANVIFSVTNYWEPFFRPDCREQAEKEGISCRKFAYNVEYQHGKNIADAAATVVDSLDNNGFLVSTLSQAEKCSGGKFKDLYHFDGKADIFPAYVEANYPELAAKMSCIHTGYFFTSFNILPNSYFGKQPDGSFEMAFTTAPDKPAPHFDPVGDMGNFTYAVYQMPPGKAYMAEGTTCTWPEWIETWSRITGAKVSYRQVTPEEMVAATPDREAGIEVALMFSYTSDPGYGGAMDLLTAKDLQKAGIDCPMTSWEEWAKRHDWSAILSKQA; encoded by the exons ATGTCTGGTGATAAGCTCATCGTCGTTATTGGCGCTACCGGAAACCAGGGTGGTTCCGTTGCCCGTCGATTCCTAGACGCCGGCTTCCGGGTCCGGGGACTGACCCGCAACACggcctcggcttcggctGAGAAGCTTTCCGCGACCGGTGCCGAGGTTATCGCCGCAGACCTCAACGACGTCACTACCCTCAAGGAGGCCTTTCGCGGAGCCAATGTCATTTTCAGTGTTACAAACTACTGGGAACCTTTCTTCCGACCTGATTGTCGGgagcaggccgagaaggagggcatcTCTTGTCGAAAGTTTGCCTACAATGTTGAGTATCAGCACGGTAAGAACATTGCCGATGCTGCAGCTACTGTGGTCGACTCTCTCGATAACAATGGATTCTTGGTTTCGACTCTGAGTCAGGCAGAGAAGTGTAGCGGtggcaagttcaaggaccTCTATCACTTTGATGGCAAAGCCGATATCTTCCCCGCGTACGTTGAGGCCAACTATCCGGAGCTAGCTGCCAAGATGTCTTGCATTCACACAGGCTACTTTTTCACGAGCTTCAATATTCTTCCCAACTCGTATTTTGGCAAG CAACCTGATGGAAGTTTCGAGATGGCCTTTACAACTGCCCCAGACAAGCCAGCTCCTCATTTCGATCCAGTCGGAGACATGGGCAACTTCACCTACGCTGTGTATCAGATGCCGCCGGGCAAGGCCTACATGGCCGAGGGCACAACCTGCACTTGGCCAGAATGGATCGAAACCTGGTCGCGCATCACAGGCGCTAAAGTCAGCTATCGCCAGGTTACGCCGGAGGAGATGGTGGCTGCTACTCCCGACAGGGAGGCAGGAATTGAGGTCGCCTTGATGTTTAGCTATACGTCCGATCCGGGGTATGGTGGTGCAATGGATCTATTGACGGCGAAGGACCTTCAAAAG GCTGGAATTGACTGCCCGATGACTTCTTGGGAGGAATGGGCCAAGAGACACGACTGGTCAGCGATCCTAAGCAAACAAGCTTGA